From the Solanum lycopersicum chromosome 10, SLM_r2.1 genome, one window contains:
- the LOC112942261 gene encoding uncharacterized protein, translated as MAQFKHAFGDRKDMCVVSDRNESIMKSVRIVFPDVPHYACIWHLWKNVCGNFKRSRKAISDLFYSMAKAYRKEDFDKLMAKVDRIDHRVKEYLEYAGYEKWSRVHATVNRGRMMTSNIAECINGCLVEARQLTILEFLEEVRILFGSWHCKNREVASYTKDTLGRKFEELLIINAAKSSKMEVVPSSEFIFSVYENGRRYIVCFERKVCCCGRFQLDEIPCSHAIAVLKKNNVTDMNPYCSDYYKPDALAKTYEIPMVPMPDKKDWSDPKHVVAETVYPPRYRRSSGRPRKRRRKNADEKISVNTNCCGQCGQEGHNKRTCTFYPKEK; from the exons atggcgcag TTCAAACATGCATTTGGCGATAGAAAAGATATGTGTGTTGTTTCAGATAGAAATGAGAGTATCATGAAGAGTGTAAGGATTGTGTTCCCCGATGTACCTCATTATGCATGCATCTGGCATCTTTGGAAGAATGTATGTGGAAACTTCAAAAGGAGCAGAAAGGCCATAAGTGATCTATTCTACTCTATGGCCAAGGCATATAGAAAGGAAGATTTTGATAAGTTGATGGCTAAGGTTGATAGAATTGATCACAGGGTTAAGGAGTACCTTGAATATGCAGGTTACGAAAAGTGGTCAAGAGTTCATGCAACAGTAAACAGAGGTAGAATGATGACTTCAAACATTGCAGAATGTATCAATGGTTGTCTTGTTGAAGCACGCCAATTAACTATATTAGAATTCTTGGAAGAGGTTAGAATTCTTTTTGGATCTTGGCATTGCAAAAACAGAGAAGTAGCCTCATACACAAAGGACACATTAGGTAGAAAATTTGAGGAATTGTTGATTATAAACGCAGCTAAAAGTTCAAAAATGGAG GTTGTTCCATCATCTGAGTTTATTTTCTCGGTTTATGAAAATGGAAGAAGATATATTGTTTGTTTTGAGCGGAAAGTATGTTGTTGTGGTAGATTTCAACTAGATGAGATACCTTGTTCACATGCAATAGctgtattgaaaaaaaataatgtcacCGATATGAATCCGTATTGCTCTGATTATTACAAGCCTGATGCGTTggcaaaaacatatgaaattccAATGGTGCCAATGCCAGATAAGAAAGATTGGTCAGATCCTAAACACGTGGTAGCTGAAACTGTGTATCCACCTAGATACAGAAGATCATCTGGAcgaccaagaaaaagaagaagaaagaatgcaGATGAAAAGATTTCGGTGAACACAAATTGTTGTGGACAATGTGGACAAGAAGGGCACAACAAaagaacttgtactttctaCCCAAAAGAGAAGTGA
- the LOC109121328 gene encoding uncharacterized protein encodes MQSISKENINFQADTSTFQSDKQTSQQIPVDLDDMGGVAEDGGGFSGKNGEHHIVDDAGDVDVDGVGVAVNEGEPIVTDPKDGDAHQSHQDLNEHIMDQAVDDNVHHNIPHVLPEKTTTDSSDSSTSTTISQSTQAAIEGLIKDLGKDATNARPLYSYDPKNITSSQYLLTDSQLPTEIPITGIAVKTDAVTPAHRNRMPSRRIQSPYCTSLGSSEKGKEKLKDMARLHFPFEGCGIADKVSPKLIEDYMNWLLRGLLKNHNNKNPSDDKYRSRSSSFGFTMMDFVVAFPMCKNWFYAMSQPNKCWSDEHIDVIFYYLRKKSKLCSMDQYRYTTTHCLFMSHVKNCYDRYYMDDDDDSLTTQEHIDRASVVSVHERSIINIIKGFGIPAALPWHLVDEVYIPINCDQQFHWVLAVVELKNRLIRVFD; translated from the exons ATGCAATCTATTAGCAAAGAGAACATCAATTTTCAGGCTGATACAAGCACATTTCAGTCTGACAAACAAACATCTCAGCAAATACCGGTTGATCTCGATGATATGGGTGGTGTAGCTGAGGATGGTGGTGGTTTTTCTGGTAAAAATGGTGAGCATCATATCGTCGACGATGCAGGGGATGTCGATGTTGATGGTGTTGGTGTTGCCGTAAATGAGGGTGAACCAATAGTCACTGATCCAAAG GATGGTGACGCACATCAGTCGCACCAAGATTTAAATGAACATATCATGGACCAAGCCGTTGACGACAATGTTCATCACAACATCCCTCATGTGTTGCCCGAAAAAACAACAACAGATTCATCG GATTCTTCAACTTCAACAACAATATCGCAATCAACTCAAGCAGCAATAGAAGGGCTTATCAAAGATTTGGGTAAAGATGCTACCAATGCTAGACCATTATATTCTTACGATCCAAAGAATATAACTAGCAGCCAGTACTTGTTGACCGACAGTCAATTACCCACTGAAATTCCAATAACGGGGATTGCTGTTAAAACTGATGCAGTCACTCCTGCGCATAGAAATAGAATGCCTTCGAGAAGGATTCAATCTCCATATTGTACTTCTCTTGGGTCAAGCgaaaagggaaaagagaaattgaaagatATGGCTCGACTCCATTTCCCGTTCGAAGGATGTGGCATTGCAGATAAAGTTTCACCGAAACTGATTGAGGATTACATGAATTGGTTGTTGAGGGGGCttctaaaaaatcataacaataa GAACCCATCGGACGATAAATACAGATCAAGATCTTCTTCTTTTGGATTTACGatgatggactttgttgttgctTTTCCAATGTGCAAGAATTGGTTTTATGCCATGTCACAGCCAAACAAGTGTTGGTCTGATGAG CACATCGATGTGATTTTTTACTACCTtcgtaaaaaatcaaaactttgcaGCATGGATCAATACAGATACACAACAACCCACTGTTTGTTCATGTCACATGTAAAAAACTGTTATGATAGATATTACatggacgatgatgatgatagtcTTACTACACAAGAACATATTGATCGCGCTTCAGTTGTATCTGTACATGAGAGGTCaataattaacatcatcaaagGGTTTGGAATACCAGCTGCTTTACCATGGCATCTTGTAGATGAGGTCTACATCCCAATTAACTGTGATCAACAATTCCATTGGGTGTTGGCTGTTGTTGAGTTGAAAAACAGGTTGATAAGGGTTTTTGACTAA